From a region of the Victivallis lenta genome:
- a CDS encoding tetratricopeptide repeat protein: MDRKTLTTVTPDIRAAYKKAVHLPNENERLLALKDLVIAEPGFVEARSKLRDLERKKIMSVSGLSRFFARLGSPSGKVKSLTKNNPVKAMALCEETLAKTLDNLPILNLLAEAADKANAPFIAAEAMERAAELRPDEYQYMIKMATYLQKAGRAEEAMKRLHAVATHYPDNKEIQDAYRAAINADAKQREQAKSVGMAVIEKGGGSNAIGSRSAAILQLLENTIHDAAQAKLVAIELQKILDGGESMDVRRKLASAYIIMGEFDKAIQELNKVIASTSAYDPTLDKRLEEAEIGKIDKEIAQIKRRPPKDLEDPAARIAELQAERDQLRLDHALSRIEHYPNDIGLVFDLGKLRLERGEYDLAIEQFMESRQSARCEIISRMALAECYEKQGRYDEAVSELETVLSVLPRLDKERLPTTYSLAQIMETTGNKERALALYKELHELEPRFRDVSARIKALEESKAPAAEAAGEETAKE; the protein is encoded by the coding sequence ATGGACAGAAAAACTTTAACAACCGTCACGCCCGATATCCGCGCCGCCTACAAGAAAGCCGTTCATCTCCCGAATGAGAATGAGCGGCTCCTCGCCCTGAAGGACCTGGTCATAGCGGAACCCGGGTTCGTCGAGGCCCGCAGCAAGCTCCGCGACCTAGAACGCAAGAAGATCATGAGCGTCTCCGGGCTCAGCCGCTTCTTCGCCCGTCTCGGCAGTCCGTCCGGCAAAGTGAAATCGCTGACCAAAAACAATCCGGTGAAGGCCATGGCGCTCTGCGAGGAGACGCTGGCCAAAACGCTCGACAACCTGCCGATCCTCAACCTCCTGGCCGAAGCCGCCGACAAGGCGAATGCCCCCTTCATCGCCGCGGAAGCGATGGAGCGCGCCGCGGAGCTGCGTCCGGACGAGTACCAGTATATGATTAAAATGGCGACCTACCTGCAGAAAGCAGGGCGCGCCGAAGAGGCGATGAAGCGTCTTCACGCCGTGGCGACCCATTATCCGGACAACAAGGAGATTCAGGACGCCTACCGTGCCGCGATCAATGCGGACGCCAAGCAGCGCGAGCAGGCCAAGAGCGTCGGCATGGCGGTCATTGAAAAGGGCGGCGGCTCCAACGCGATCGGCAGCCGCTCCGCTGCGATCCTCCAGCTGCTCGAAAACACCATTCACGATGCGGCGCAGGCCAAGCTCGTGGCGATCGAGCTGCAGAAGATCCTCGATGGCGGCGAGTCGATGGACGTCCGCCGCAAGCTCGCTTCGGCCTATATCATCATGGGCGAATTCGACAAGGCGATTCAGGAGCTCAACAAGGTCATCGCCTCCACCAGCGCCTACGACCCGACGCTCGACAAGCGGCTGGAAGAGGCCGAAATCGGCAAGATCGACAAGGAAATCGCGCAGATCAAGCGCCGCCCGCCGAAGGATCTTGAGGACCCGGCCGCCCGTATCGCCGAACTTCAGGCGGAACGCGACCAGCTGAGGCTCGACCACGCGCTGAGCCGCATCGAACACTATCCGAACGATATCGGCCTTGTGTTCGACCTCGGCAAGCTCCGGCTGGAGCGCGGCGAATACGATCTCGCCATCGAGCAGTTCATGGAGTCGCGCCAGTCGGCGCGCTGTGAAATCATCTCGCGCATGGCGCTGGCGGAATGCTATGAAAAACAGGGCAGATACGACGAAGCCGTCTCCGAGCTCGAAACCGTGCTTTCGGTGCTGCCGCGCCTCGACAAGGAGCGGCTGCCCACGACCTACTCCCTCGCGCAGATCATGGAGACAACCGGCAACAAAGAGCGCGCGCTCGCCTTGTACAAGGAGCTTCATGAGCTCGAACCGCGTTTCCGCGACGTGAGCGCCCGGATCAAGGCGCTCGAAGAGAGCAAGGCTCCGGCGGCGGAAGCGGCCGGCGAAGAAACTGCAAAGGAATAA
- a CDS encoding YqaE/Pmp3 family membrane protein encodes MADQSVPSAFELALRLIVCLLFPPLAVIDKGCGVILLTLLLTLFGWIPGTIFAMVICLRR; translated from the coding sequence ATGGCGGATCAATCGGTTCCCTCCGCATTCGAACTCGCGCTGCGCCTGATCGTCTGCCTGCTCTTTCCGCCGCTGGCGGTGATCGACAAGGGGTGCGGCGTCATTCTCCTGACGCTGCTGCTGACTTTGTTCGGCTGGATTCCCGGCACGATCTTTGCGATGGTCATCTGCCTGCGCCGCTGA
- a CDS encoding glycoside hydrolase family 130 protein, which produces MALVRCASNPVLSASDIPFDASLIFNAGVCKFNGRYVMVFRNDVGFAAGGYDRSKVYTNLGIAYSNDGVKWDVQPEPWKVAAQIVDSSPEIIRFYDPRLTVIDGRCYLCFAVDTRHGVRGGIAVTDDFDKFEILSMSAPDNRNMVLFPEKIGGLFMRLERPFPEYSRGYQEKFDIWSSKSPDCRYWGDTELVLGMEDVPYANAKIGPAAPPVKTPKGWLCTFHATYKDRNRNLFGWEAANNPDATWNKEYLAGLMLLDLENPQKVIGLAPEPLIRATEKYELEGFRGSVIFPGGMILEESGEVKIYYGGADTVECLATASVDDLLGMIRPFSR; this is translated from the coding sequence ATGGCACTGGTTCGCTGCGCTTCCAACCCGGTATTGTCGGCGTCGGATATTCCGTTCGATGCCTCGCTGATCTTCAATGCGGGAGTCTGCAAATTCAACGGCAGGTACGTCATGGTGTTCCGCAACGACGTCGGCTTTGCCGCGGGCGGTTACGACCGCAGCAAGGTGTACACGAATCTCGGGATCGCTTACAGCAATGACGGCGTGAAGTGGGACGTGCAGCCGGAACCGTGGAAAGTTGCGGCGCAGATCGTCGACTCCAGCCCCGAAATCATCCGTTTTTACGATCCGCGGCTGACGGTCATCGACGGTCGCTGCTATCTCTGCTTTGCGGTCGACACCCGGCACGGCGTGCGCGGCGGAATCGCCGTGACCGACGATTTCGACAAGTTCGAAATCCTTTCGATGTCCGCGCCGGACAACCGCAACATGGTGCTGTTCCCGGAAAAGATCGGCGGCCTTTTCATGCGGCTCGAGCGGCCGTTCCCGGAATACAGCCGCGGCTATCAGGAGAAATTCGACATCTGGTCGTCGAAATCGCCGGACTGCCGCTACTGGGGCGATACGGAGCTCGTGCTCGGCATGGAGGACGTTCCGTACGCGAACGCGAAGATCGGTCCGGCCGCGCCGCCGGTCAAGACGCCGAAGGGATGGCTCTGCACCTTCCATGCAACTTACAAGGACAGGAACCGGAATCTGTTCGGCTGGGAGGCCGCGAATAATCCGGACGCAACCTGGAACAAGGAGTACCTCGCCGGGCTTATGCTGCTCGATCTCGAGAATCCGCAGAAGGTCATCGGCCTTGCGCCGGAGCCGCTCATCCGGGCGACCGAGAAGTATGAGCTCGAGGGGTTCCGCGGCAGCGTGATCTTCCCGGGAGGCATGATCCTCGAAGAGAGCGGCGAAGTCAAGATCTACTACGGCGGCGCCGACACGGTCGAGTGTCTGGCCACCGCTTCGGTGGACGACCTGCTCGGCATGATCAGGCCGTTCAGCCGGTAA
- a CDS encoding RNA polymerase sigma factor: protein MDRESCFNECIDRNLPMLRSVAYRIVGNCADADEAIQQAMLAAWRKFDTFRGCSRMSSWIYRITVNESYNILRNRRREAEKIAQYAENADAAEEPDEDRFRRLELEIGKLPELYREAIQVGVLSGLDGADAADRLGCSANTLYQRIFKAKTLLRKAMKEVCNE, encoded by the coding sequence ATGGATCGGGAAAGCTGCTTTAACGAATGCATAGACCGGAATCTGCCGATGCTGCGCTCGGTTGCGTACCGCATTGTCGGAAACTGCGCCGATGCGGATGAGGCGATTCAGCAGGCGATGCTGGCCGCCTGGCGGAAGTTCGATACGTTCCGCGGCTGCTCGCGCATGTCGAGCTGGATCTACCGGATCACGGTCAACGAGTCGTACAATATTCTGCGCAACCGCCGCCGCGAGGCTGAAAAGATTGCGCAATATGCCGAGAATGCCGATGCCGCGGAGGAGCCGGATGAGGACCGGTTCCGGAGGCTTGAGCTGGAGATCGGCAAACTGCCGGAGTTGTACCGGGAAGCGATCCAGGTCGGCGTCCTTTCCGGGCTCGACGGAGCCGATGCCGCCGACAGACTCGGGTGTTCGGCCAACACGCTGTATCAGAGAATATTCAAGGCCAAGACGCTGCTGCGCAAGGCGATGAAAGAGGTTTGCAATGAGTAG
- a CDS encoding glycosyltransferase family 39 protein, with amino-acid sequence MSQQTDNTPPRRLAAGREWRTLGVVAAAALAVRAVLFIGWLSSPLRNFHLVPGLDMQSLLRYGAWDTGAVRPLFSLHRVLIASIRLCCGAEHLVETLAVIQLLCGTATAVLTAYAAFRLWGRRRAALAAGLIAAFYAPAAMYELSMLQETLQLFAFTASLAGILRARKHGFSLSYALTAGALLGLASCGRPTALLWVFAALAWCGYAAWRRGRLRRVGAVAGGVLAVWVLVSAFNWHFSEYYGPFFNVFGYSATVNAAAPAADQAVAAAPAPAVNSSPVAVLFRIGVNALSRLPNVFLAHEIPDNLNYYFIRDYFPELKLLIGPGLLVPFALAGMVLAVVSGRFLKRDGVILLALFSLALPICANHPMGRYRLILLAPFALLAVEAVRIGFSRPRRRWGVIAVAVLAGAFLINPIPKGRFWRSSDFVAWALALEQPGGRVNAESLATLVEGYRLSGSESTAMNLLIRLIELREYDAAERLIADALPGGRVNPSLLRYYGAMLELERGDPAGAEVLLRQVEPARLDDLSVKYYFLCAETALRQGKRDEARQLYRRALAEPDFFGFRPMIEAALRKLDGSPAEPVEE; translated from the coding sequence ATGTCACAACAAACGGACAATACCCCACCCCGCCGGCTTGCCGCCGGGCGGGAGTGGCGGACGCTCGGCGTCGTCGCCGCGGCGGCGTTGGCGGTGCGGGCTGTGCTGTTCATCGGCTGGCTCTCCTCGCCGCTGCGCAATTTCCATCTGGTTCCGGGGCTGGACATGCAGTCGCTGCTGCGGTACGGCGCGTGGGATACCGGAGCGGTCAGGCCGCTTTTTTCCCTTCACCGGGTTCTGATTGCCTCGATCCGCCTCTGCTGCGGCGCGGAGCATCTGGTGGAGACGCTGGCGGTGATTCAGCTGCTGTGCGGAACGGCGACGGCCGTGTTGACCGCCTATGCCGCGTTCCGGCTCTGGGGACGAAGGCGCGCCGCTCTGGCGGCCGGCCTGATCGCCGCGTTTTATGCGCCCGCGGCCATGTATGAACTTTCGATGCTGCAGGAGACGCTGCAGCTTTTTGCATTTACCGCGAGCCTGGCCGGGATTCTCCGGGCGCGGAAGCACGGCTTTTCGCTTTCGTACGCGCTGACGGCCGGCGCGCTTCTCGGCCTGGCTTCTTGCGGAAGGCCGACCGCGCTGCTTTGGGTGTTCGCCGCGCTGGCCTGGTGCGGTTATGCCGCCTGGAGGCGGGGGAGGCTGCGCCGGGTCGGGGCCGTCGCCGGAGGTGTGCTGGCGGTATGGGTGCTCGTCAGCGCGTTCAACTGGCATTTTTCGGAATATTACGGGCCGTTTTTCAATGTATTCGGCTATTCCGCCACCGTCAATGCCGCCGCTCCGGCGGCGGATCAGGCAGTCGCCGCGGCTCCGGCTCCGGCGGTGAACTCCTCGCCGGTTGCGGTTCTCTTCCGGATCGGGGTGAACGCTCTTTCGCGGCTGCCGAACGTTTTTCTGGCGCATGAAATTCCGGACAATCTGAATTACTACTTCATCCGCGACTATTTCCCGGAGCTGAAGCTGTTGATCGGTCCCGGGCTGCTGGTGCCGTTCGCCCTGGCCGGCATGGTGCTGGCGGTCGTCTCGGGGCGCTTCCTGAAGCGGGACGGAGTGATTCTTCTGGCGCTGTTTTCCCTGGCGCTGCCGATCTGCGCGAATCATCCGATGGGGCGTTACCGGCTGATCCTCCTGGCGCCGTTCGCGCTGCTGGCGGTGGAGGCTGTGCGGATCGGGTTCTCCCGGCCGCGCCGGCGGTGGGGAGTGATCGCTGTGGCGGTGCTGGCCGGTGCATTTCTGATCAATCCGATCCCGAAAGGACGGTTCTGGCGCTCCTCCGATTTCGTCGCCTGGGCCCTGGCGCTGGAGCAGCCGGGCGGCCGGGTGAATGCGGAGTCGCTGGCGACGCTTGTGGAGGGATACCGTTTGAGCGGCAGCGAATCCACCGCGATGAATCTCCTGATCCGGCTGATCGAGCTGCGTGAATACGATGCGGCGGAACGTCTGATCGCCGATGCCCTGCCGGGCGGCCGGGTTAATCCGTCGCTGCTCCGTTATTACGGCGCGATGCTGGAGCTCGAGCGCGGCGATCCGGCCGGTGCGGAGGTGCTGCTGCGGCAGGTCGAACCGGCCCGGCTTGACGACCTGTCGGTCAAATACTATTTTCTGTGCGCGGAAACCGCCCTGCGGCAGGGGAAGCGGGATGAGGCCCGGCAACTCTATCGCCGGGCGCTGGCGGAGCCGGACTTCTTCGGCTTCCGCCCGATGATCGAAGCGGCGCTGCGGAAGCTGGACGGCTCACCGGCCGAGCCCGTCGAGGAATGA
- a CDS encoding CsgG/HfaB family protein, with protein sequence MKKFWSALVLAITAVLMLPAAEEPPPAPEAGASIPVPTIAVLPFSSRGTRVQNEELGKSIAELISVELMSRGEFDLVERAELEKILTELQLSASGLIDPQSRLNLGRLTGARVLVAGSVFTSGDKNFIVAKVIGTETGRVLAAASNGIVDATDLVPELCEKIADLLRTKGAVILPPPRTVLSVAGALSAVVKGNNRKVYVKITETIGMPAADPAAETEIKKLLVTLGFAVVGSRAEADYALIGEGVAADSGNYQRFTSATARVELTLYKGKEQVLAVDRQKETVAGPSYVIAAKDSLASAALQLASRMLPALK encoded by the coding sequence ATGAAAAAATTCTGGAGTGCGCTTGTATTGGCGATAACAGCCGTGCTGATGCTGCCGGCTGCGGAGGAACCGCCTCCGGCGCCGGAGGCGGGGGCATCGATCCCGGTTCCGACGATCGCGGTCCTGCCGTTTTCCTCGCGCGGCACGCGGGTTCAGAACGAGGAACTCGGCAAGTCGATCGCGGAGCTTATCTCCGTCGAGCTGATGTCCAGGGGGGAGTTCGATCTGGTCGAGCGCGCGGAACTTGAGAAGATCCTGACGGAGCTTCAGCTCTCGGCCTCCGGCCTGATCGATCCGCAGTCCCGGCTCAACCTCGGGCGGCTGACCGGTGCGCGGGTGCTGGTCGCCGGTTCCGTCTTCACTTCCGGAGACAAGAATTTCATCGTGGCGAAGGTGATCGGCACCGAAACCGGCCGTGTGCTGGCCGCCGCGAGCAATGGAATCGTCGATGCGACCGACCTGGTGCCGGAGCTGTGCGAAAAAATCGCGGATTTGCTGCGGACGAAAGGGGCTGTCATTCTGCCGCCGCCGCGGACCGTGCTTTCCGTCGCCGGTGCGCTGTCCGCCGTCGTCAAGGGGAACAACCGCAAGGTGTATGTGAAAATCACCGAGACGATCGGGATGCCGGCCGCCGATCCGGCTGCGGAGACCGAAATCAAGAAGCTGCTGGTCACGCTCGGGTTTGCCGTGGTCGGCAGCCGGGCCGAAGCGGATTATGCGCTGATCGGGGAGGGCGTGGCGGCCGATTCCGGGAACTATCAGAGATTTACCAGTGCGACGGCCCGGGTCGAACTGACGCTTTATAAGGGAAAAGAGCAGGTGTTGGCTGTCGACCGCCAGAAGGAGACCGTCGCAGGGCCGAGTTATGTGATCGCAGCCAAGGATTCTCTCGCGTCGGCCGCGCTCCAACTTGCCTCGCGGATGCTGCCGGCGCTGAAATAA
- a CDS encoding alpha/beta hydrolase has translation MSPALKRFAALSVIPCLALSGCVSDKAEPAPPPAPESSPAPETCVPVQPETGLHPQAAEFLRRQPAELAARQMEAIREARNGNPAALAPWRLTEEPLLPEGVKILNLEYESEAGPRALRLFLPESAAETPRAAVLYLHGGGWVLGSIQRCSSFCAELALKTGAAVAAPDYRLAPEAPWPAALDDVLAAYNYLTTNADDYNIDPDRLVLAGDSAGGQLAATAALKEFETTEEKPAGLILFYPVVTLEPDSRESWKRCGKGFNLDADLMEEFNAAYVPDPAQRKEPLVSPLNAAPESFPPVLLVTAEYDILRDQATDFAAGLRKAGVPVRVRRYRGAVHGFITFPGLEIFFRQGVEDAASFLDGLGR, from the coding sequence ATGTCCCCTGCTCTGAAGCGTTTTGCCGCCCTGTCCGTTATTCCGTGCCTCGCCCTGTCCGGCTGCGTGTCGGACAAGGCAGAACCGGCTCCGCCGCCCGCCCCCGAAAGCAGCCCGGCGCCGGAAACATGCGTACCGGTTCAGCCGGAAACCGGACTCCACCCGCAGGCTGCGGAATTCCTCCGGCGGCAGCCGGCCGAACTCGCCGCGCGGCAGATGGAAGCGATCCGCGAAGCGCGCAACGGAAATCCCGCCGCGCTGGCCCCCTGGCGCCTGACCGAAGAACCGCTCCTGCCGGAGGGAGTGAAAATCCTGAATCTCGAATATGAATCCGAAGCAGGCCCGCGGGCTTTGCGACTCTTCCTGCCCGAATCCGCCGCCGAAACTCCCCGCGCCGCCGTCCTCTATCTGCACGGCGGCGGCTGGGTGCTCGGCAGCATACAGCGCTGTTCGTCGTTCTGCGCGGAGCTGGCGCTGAAAACCGGCGCGGCGGTCGCGGCGCCGGACTACCGGCTCGCCCCGGAAGCCCCCTGGCCCGCCGCCCTCGACGACGTGCTTGCCGCCTACAACTACCTGACCACGAATGCGGATGATTACAATATCGATCCGGACCGGCTCGTACTGGCCGGAGACAGCGCCGGCGGCCAACTGGCCGCCACCGCCGCCCTGAAGGAGTTCGAAACCACCGAGGAAAAACCGGCCGGCCTGATTCTGTTCTACCCGGTCGTGACGCTCGAGCCGGACAGCCGCGAGTCGTGGAAGCGCTGCGGCAAAGGCTTCAACCTCGATGCGGACCTGATGGAAGAATTCAACGCCGCCTATGTGCCGGACCCGGCCCAGCGGAAGGAACCGCTCGTCTCCCCGCTGAACGCCGCGCCGGAGAGCTTTCCGCCGGTTCTGCTCGTGACTGCCGAATACGATATCCTGCGCGATCAGGCGACGGATTTCGCGGCAGGGCTCCGCAAAGCCGGAGTGCCGGTCCGGGTGCGCCGTTACCGCGGAGCAGTTCACGGTTTCATCACCTTCCCGGGACTGGAGATCTTCTTCCGGCAGGGAGTGGAAGACGCTGCGTCATTCCTCGACGGGCTCGGCCGGTGA